AAAATACAAAGAATTTAAATATTTATGGTATTGCAAATTAGGGACAGATTGGAAAGTGCGGTTATTGTTGATTTTATTCAAGTTTAAAAAATACTTGATATTCAAGCCGTAATAATGGTTTTCTGTTTGCAAGTAGTAATTCGCCCTAGACATGTGCGTGGCGTCCGTGATACGCTTATTGACCTTTTCAAAACGCACGTAGTCCAAATCATTCATGTATAAAAAGTCAATGTAATGCCCATTGTCAATATTAGACTTAAGATGAAAGTATTTTTGTAGAGTGTCCCTACTAGAGCTTAAAAATTCAAACCCATAGATATTTTGATTCCTCAAATCATAGCGTTTGACATATTGAGTGTAATTCCTAAAATAGCGCGCATTGAATAAAAACCTGTCGTCTTTAGAGTTGATGTAGCGCGCTTCAAAATTCAAGCCAAAACCCCTTTTATAACGGATTTGTGGGGTAAAGGTCATATCCCATGAGTTTTTGGGGGCTAAATAAAATGGTTGCAAATAAATAAAGCCGTCTAAATTGGAAGTGCCAAACTCAGGGTATAAAAACCCGGTAGTTCTTTTATTGCTCGTGGACATGAAAATATAGGGCAAATACAATACAGGAATATCGCCGACATAGATCTTAGGATTCCACATAGACAAATGCGATTTTTGCATGTTGAATGAGCCTGAAGTCGCATTGACATGCCAAATGGGGTTGTCAATGCTGCACCCTGAAGCGCTCATGTTTTTAATCTTATATTTTTGATCCTTCCCGCTAGCAATATCCGCGCTCACCCAAATCCCGCTCACGCTATCTTGGACATAAAAGGGGAAAATGATTTCATATTTTTCATTCAAACTCAATTTCACATAATCGGTTTTAATGAGTAGGCCCTCGCCCTTATAAACCTTGATATTCCCCTCTAATAACGCTTCTTTAGTCTTGGTATCATAACGCACCTTGTCCGCTAAAATATACACATCATAATTCAATAAGATCGCATTCCCTGATGCGGTTATCACATTGTCTTTAGCGCTCACTTTATCCGCAAGGATTTCAAAAATCTTATGGTTTTGTTTGTCAAATCGTTGCATAGCGATTTCTTTAGCGTCTAATGCACCCAACAAAAAAAAGACCACCAAATACAACCAATAGATCATGATTAAATTAACACCAAAAGACTTTTGCTTTTTTCTTCATGCCACGCCCTATGATAGGGGTTTTTAAACACTACAAACCATAAAAAGGGGCATAGAAAAACCACGATCTTTAACCCTAAACGCTTCAATAAAATAGCCCTACTTGGGCAATCTGCTAAATAAATATCAATAATTTTAATCCTAAAAACCAGTTTAGCCAAACTCATCTTGCACAAACACACAAAAAAGGTTTCATAAACGCCATACAAGATGATAAAACCCATCGCAACAAACACGCCATGATAAATGGGGTTAGCCAGCCAGTATAAAGAATGCAAGAAATCGCACGCCCTTAAAAGATCGCTTAATAAAAACGCCACCAACAAACCATCGGTTAAAAACGCTAAGATGCGCCAATATAAGGGGCATAAACGCATTTTTTCACACATAAGGAGTGTTTCTATGATTTCAGTTTCTTCTTTTTCTAAATTTGGAGAGCGCATTCAAAAACAAACAAGACAAACTCTTTGGTTTGTCTTAAACTTCAAGAGTATTCTTTCAAATCTAACACCTTAAAACCAATATCCTTGCGATAAAACATGCCTTCAAAATGCACCTTTTGAGCGATTTCATAAGCATGGTTTCTGGCTTCTAATAAGGATTTTCCTCTGCCAATGGCAAAGATCACTCTCCCCCCACTGCTTTCAAACACGCCGTTATCCTGCTCCACCTCCCCTAAAATCAAATGGCCCTTTTTTTCATCAACCGGATCAATATAAAGGGTTTGTTTGGGCGAAGAGCTGGTGGGGTAATTCCTAGAAACAAGCGCGACACTCATCACAAATTCTTTAGAAAACACCAATTCAAGAGAATTTAATTCCCCTTTGGCTGTAGCCAAACACAAATCTAAAAGCGAGCTTTCTAAAAGGGGTAAAATCGTCTGGCATTCAATATCTTTAAAACGCACGCTAAAATCCAATAAATACGGCTCTAAAACGCCCTTTTCTTCTATGACCACAATTTCAGCGAGTAAAACCCCTTTAAAAAGCGTGTTATCAGCCTGAAATTTCTCTAAAGCAGGTTTAAAGATATGATTTTTTATCTTCTCTTCTAATTCATTAGAGAAAAAGTTTGCAGGAGCGATGGCCCCCATACCCCCTGTATTGACTCCATTATCCCCCTCTAATAAGCGTTTGTAGTTCTGGCAAAAGGGCAACAAGATAAAATCATCGTTGGCTATGAGCGCTGTAACTGAAAGCTCAAACCCCTCTAAAAAAGGCTCTATGATCACAGGCTCATTATTTTGTTTGAAAGCGTCTTCAAGGATTTTTAGCGCTTCTTCTTGATGATGGACAATGCTTGTGTTTTTATTCAACGCTTTAATGACTAAAGGGAAGGAAGCGTTTTGAATGTAATTGAGAGCTTCTTTTAAATCGTTTGTTTCAAAGTAAGACGCACTTTTGATACCGCACTCTTTAACAAAAGCCTTCATATAGCTTTTAGAAGCCTCTAACTTAGCCGCTTCTTTAGAAGCCCCAAACACTAAAATCCCCGCTTTTTCTAGCATTTCTGTAAGCCCTAAAATCAAAAGCTTTTCTTCTGAAATGATGGCTAAATGGATCTGTTTTTTCAGGGCTAATTCCACGATGTGCTCGTAATGTTCGCATTCCAGATTCTCGCCTAAATCTTGAGTGCCACCATTACCCAAACAAAAATACAAAGCATTCACTCGCTCATCTTGCTGAAGCCTTTGAGCCAAAGCATACTCTCGCCCCTTATTACCCACAATTAAAACATTATAGTTATTGTTATCTTTCATGTCTTCCCTAAAATGCGGTCGTTTAAAACCCAGATGACCGCTACTTTTACATGCGCATAAGTTCAACAAACCTACACTAATAAGGCTAGGAGAATTTTCTTAGGGGCAGATTTAAAAAATGCCATCACACAAAAACCACTACCTTAGCCTAACTTATTTTTTCAACGAACTTGCCATCAATAAGAAACACGAATCATCTAGGCGATGCTTACAATTATACTTAAATTTTAAAGAAATTCCATGCAAAAATATTCAAGCGATCTGTGATAGTTTTGATTGGCGTTTGGGCGTTTTAAGACAAACTGACTGATTTATTTCAACCTTTCTTTATACGCCATTTCCAAACTGCTATACCCTTTTTTCAATTCTCCCACATCCCCAAAAGCCACCACTTTAGCCTCTTTTAAAAAAATCGCTCTGTCTAAATACTTTTCCACATCCACCACCAAATGCGTAGAAACTAACAAGCTTGCGTTTTGGCTAAATTCCTTAGCGATGAGTTCAAAAATCTCTTCTCTTGCAATAGGGTCAATCCCAGCCACCGGCTCATCAAAAAGATACAAAGAAGCGTTTCGTGATAGGGTTAAAATCAGCTGTAATTTTTCCCTCATGCCTTTTGAAAGGGCTTTAAACTCTCTTTTTAAAGGCACGCTAAAGCGTTTCAGCAAATCTAGGGCTTTTGATGAATCAAAATCGCTAAAAAAATCCTTGTAAAAAGCGATCGCTTTTAAAGGCGTTAATTTAGGGTCTAAAAAATCGCCATCGCTTAAAAACGCCACGCTTTTTTTAGTTTCTATGCCGATCTTTTGATTTAAAATTTTCACTTCCCCTTGATAGTTCAAATTCAATCCGGCTAAAATTTTTAACAGAGTGGTTTTACCCGCCCCATTAGGGCCTAAAAGCCCTATAAATTGCTGTTTGGGTAGTTTCAAATTGATATTATCTAACGCTTTTAAACTCCCATAAGTTTTAGTCAAATTCTCTATTTCTACTAGCATTTTAATTCCCCGAATTTGCGCACTCTTTTGTAAAAATCGCTAATGATATTTTCTAAATCTTTAGGGGTGAAATCAGGCCATAAAATCGGCGTGAAAAACAATTCCGCATAGCTAGACTGCCACAATAAAAAATTAGACAAGCGCATTTCCCCCCCCGTTCGTAACAATAAATCCACTTCTGGCAAATTGTGCGTGTCTAAACGATTAGAAATTTCATTTTCTAAACTTTCTAAAAGGCTTATATTGCTAGGCGGGCTTTCTAGCAAGCTTTTAAATGCCCTTGAAATCTCGTTTTTAGATCCGTAATTGAGGGCTAAAACTTGCGTAAAATCCTTAAAATGCCTGGTATCGTTTTCAAGTTGCAAGATCGTGTCTCTCAATTCTTTAGAAAAGCCCTCTAAATCCCCTATCGCTTTAAAGCGTATGTGATTATCCAAATAAGTGGATCGCTCATCTTTAAGGTATTTTTTAAGCATTTTCATTAAAAAATCCACTTCACTTTTAGGGCGTTTCCAATTTTCTGTAGAAAAAGCGTATAAAGTCAAGCATTCTAGCTTATGATTAGCGCACCAGATCGTAATGTCTTTAAGGGTTTTTACGCCCTTTTTATGCCCATAAGCCCTAGCTTTATTCTTTAATTTAGCCCACCTGCCATTACCATCCATAATAATGGCAAGATGTTTGAGAGTGTTATCCAATGCCTTTACCCTTTAAAGAAATTCTTCAATTATACACCATTTAAAGCGTGCAAGCATCCACTAAATAAGCGATATGCTGCCAAGAAAAGTGGGTTTTTTCACTCAAACCGATCTCGCAAGTGCTGGAAGTGGAAAAACCCCTTTTAAGATCATAGGATTGGTAAAACGCTTGAAAGCCGTTTAAAGCGCTCTCGTTCAATTCAGGGGTAAAAAAGCCCTTATTCCCCGCAAAGCCGCAACAACCCGTCTCTTTGTGGATAACAATCTCGCCCAAAGTGCATTTTTTAGCCAAATTGAGTAATAACTCCTCTTTATTTTCTAACTTTAAAGCACACATCGTGTATAGCCCTATGTCTTCGTTAATGGGGTTGAATTTTAATTTAGGGCTTAAAACTTCTTCAATATAGACGCTCAAATCATAGACTTTCAAATCCTTATAAGCTTTCATTTGCTTGAAAAAATGCGTCGAACATGCACTATGGTCTAAAACGATCGGTATTTTTCCCTTATCGCTTAATTGTAAAAAAATCGCATGGTTTTTTTCATTGTTTTGTTTGGTCAAGTCGGTGTAATTGATAAAGGCTTTCCCGCAACAAAGCGCATTCAATCCATCAGGATACATTACCGAAACTTTGGCTTTTTGGCATAAGGATTCAAACACTTCTTGAATGCATCTTTTATCCGCCATTTTGGTTGATGGAGCGAACGAGCGGTTGATGCAAGTGCTGAAATAAATGACTTTTTCTTCGCTCTTAAGCGTTTTATTTTCTAAAGGATAGGCGTTGTTTTTGGGCATGTAATTAAAGGCTTTAGGGAAAGGCTTGATGAATTTTTTAATCCCTTTAGTTAGGCTCACTAAGTTGTGAGAGCCTATGAGATTTTGAACTAAGCGAGCGCTTTTTAAAGAAAAACGAGCCGCGCTTGTGGTTGTTTGCATGTGATTAAGGATCTTTGAAGCGATCTTTTCGCCTTTAGGGTTTTTTTGATAATAATTTAGAGCGATCTTTCCGGTATCAATTCCTAAAGGGCATAGGGTAGAACACATATGGCACACCGCGCAAGTGGCGTGCGCTAAATATTCAGACTCTTTTAAAAGCTCATCTAATAAAACTTGATCTTCATGATGGCCATGACTCACCCTTTCTTTTAAACGCTCTACCTCTCTGTGGATAACGATTCGTTGTCGTGGCGTTAAAGATAGATCTTTGCTAGGGCAAACCCTTTCACAAAACCCGCATTCCATGCACATGTCCAAATGCTCTTCAATAGGGTGAATGCTCTTTAAATTTTTAGTGTGGATTTCTTTATTGTTTGTGATGATCACATCAGGGTTTAAAATGCCACTAGGATCAAACAATTCTTTGATTTGTTTGTGGATTTTATAGGCTTTTTCCCCCCACTCCATTTCCACAAAAGGGGCTACCATCCTGCCTGTGCCATGCTCGGCTTTAATAGAGCCAGAGCTTTTGCTCACCATTAAAAACATGTCAGAAACTAAATTTTCAAACGCTTTTCTTTCAGTTTCATTTTCTAAAATCGGCGTAACGACAAAGTGCAAATTCCCGCTTAACGCATGCCCAAAAATAATGCCATTATCCTTAAAGCCATGTTTTTTTAAAAGCCCTTCAATCGCTTTTGCCCCCTCTACAAAATTTTCTTGACTAAAGCACACGTCTTCAATGATCACAGAGCTTTGGCTTTTTCTTTGAGACGCTGCGATAGGGAAAATGCCCTTTCTGATCTTCCACCACGATTGATAAATAGTAGGATCACTGCTGATTTGAGAATCTAAAACGACCGGTATTGCGCTCAAAGCGTTTAAAATCGTTTGCATGTTGTTTTCTAAAGTTAAAGGATCATCGCTTTCGCTTTGAATGAGTAAGCATGCGTTAGGCTCTTTGATTTCTAAAATCGCTCTGGGCATGCCCTCCAAACCTTTCACGCTTTTTAAGCACGCATAATCCATAAGCTCTGCTGAAGAAATCATTTCGGGTTGTTTGGCTTTTAAAGCGGCTAAAATTTGAGCGGCTTTGGCGCATTGCTCTAAATTTTCATAAAACAATAACGCGCAAGTTTTATAAGCGTAGTCTTTCACGCATTCTAATTCCACGCTTGAAATAAAGCCTAAAGTCCCCTCAGAGCCTATGAATAAATGGCTAATGATTTCAATAGGATCTTCAAAATCAATGAGAGCGTTTAAGCTGTAGCCGGTGGTGTTTTTGATCTCGTATTTTTTCTTAATGAGAGCATGCAATTCTTTATCTTTTAAGATCTCTTTTCTTAAGTTTAAAACCCCTTCAATCAAATCTTTGCGCGCGTTTTTGAAATTTTCAACGCTCTCTTGATTGGCGGTGTCTAAAAGAGTGCCATCAGCTAAAATGACTCTTAAGGATTTTAGGGTTTTGTAGCTGTTTTGCTCCACCCCGCAACACATCCCACTAGCGTTATTAGCGACAATCCCCCCTATCATAGCAACGTTTATCGTAGAGGGATCCGGGCCTATTTTTTTATGGTAAGGTTTCAATAAAGCGTTCGCGTTACTTCCTATGACCCCGCATGAGAGCTGGATGCTTGTAGCGTTATTTAAAATTTTAGCGTCTTTGAAAAAATGCGTAGCCATCACTAGCACCCCATCACAGATCGCTTGCCCTGATAAAGAACTCCCAGCCGCTCTAAAAGTCAATGAAATGCCATGCTTTTTGGCTAAAACACAAAGCTTTTGGACTTCTTCTTCATCTTTCACCCAAGCAACTATTTTAGGGATATAACGATAACATGACGCATCAATGCCATAAGCCAAACGGCGTAAATAATCCTTAAAAACCCTATCGTTTAAAAACCCGCTCGCTTCGGTAAAAAAAGCATGATAATTTTCCTCCATGTGCACTCCTTAAACATTCCTATTTATCAAATCATTGTAACATAACCTTACTTTAAAAATTAAGGA
The window above is part of the Helicobacter pylori genome. Proteins encoded here:
- the purD gene encoding phosphoribosylamine--glycine ligase is translated as MKDNNNYNVLIVGNKGREYALAQRLQQDERVNALYFCLGNGGTQDLGENLECEHYEHIVELALKKQIHLAIISEEKLLILGLTEMLEKAGILVFGASKEAAKLEASKSYMKAFVKECGIKSASYFETNDLKEALNYIQNASFPLVIKALNKNTSIVHHQEEALKILEDAFKQNNEPVIIEPFLEGFELSVTALIANDDFILLPFCQNYKRLLEGDNGVNTGGMGAIAPANFFSNELEEKIKNHIFKPALEKFQADNTLFKGVLLAEIVVIEEKGVLEPYLLDFSVRFKDIECQTILPLLESSLLDLCLATAKGELNSLELVFSKEFVMSVALVSRNYPTSSSPKQTLYIDPVDEKKGHLILGEVEQDNGVFESSGGRVIFAIGRGKSLLEARNHAYEIAQKVHFEGMFYRKDIGFKVLDLKEYS
- a CDS encoding ABC transporter ATP-binding protein, with amino-acid sequence MLVEIENLTKTYGSLKALDNINLKLPKQQFIGLLGPNGAGKTTLLKILAGLNLNYQGEVKILNQKIGIETKKSVAFLSDGDFLDPKLTPLKAIAFYKDFFSDFDSSKALDLLKRFSVPLKREFKALSKGMREKLQLILTLSRNASLYLFDEPVAGIDPIAREEIFELIAKEFSQNASLLVSTHLVVDVEKYLDRAIFLKEAKVVAFGDVGELKKGYSSLEMAYKERLK
- a CDS encoding LPS-assembly protein LptD, with product MIYWLYLVVFFLLGALDAKEIAMQRFDKQNHKIFEILADKVSAKDNVITASGNAILLNYDVYILADKVRYDTKTKEALLEGNIKVYKGEGLLIKTDYVKLSLNEKYEIIFPFYVQDSVSGIWVSADIASGKDQKYKIKNMSASGCSIDNPIWHVNATSGSFNMQKSHLSMWNPKIYVGDIPVLYLPYIFMSTSNKRTTGFLYPEFGTSNLDGFIYLQPFYLAPKNSWDMTFTPQIRYKRGFGLNFEARYINSKDDRFLFNARYFRNYTQYVKRYDLRNQNIYGFEFLSSSRDTLQKYFHLKSNIDNGHYIDFLYMNDLDYVRFEKVNKRITDATHMSRANYYLQTENHYYGLNIKYFLNLNKINNNRTFQSVPNLQYHKYLNSLYFKNLLYSVDYQFRNTAREIGYGYVQNALNVPVGLQFSLFKKYLSIGLWNDLQLSNVALMQSKNSFVPTIPNESREFGNFVSSNFSMYVNTDLAREYNKLFHTIQLEAIFNIPYYTFKNGLFSQNMYALSAQALNSYTSPLLMNYDYQGRLYDSVWNPNSILPSDASNKTVNLTLTQYLYGLGGQELLYFKISQLINLDDKVSPFRMPLESKIGFSPLTGLNIFGNVFYSFYQNRLEEISVNANYQRKFLSFNLSYFLKNNFSSGINSIVENPADYLKAGFSNEFGYFSMSADVGYDIRNNVILNWNVGIYKKIRCFGIGFQFVNQRRPILTGDPNQPIRVFENNYVKLELDFSPITKTNVTYRSLQRK
- a CDS encoding FAD-binding and (Fe-S)-binding domain-containing protein is translated as MEENYHAFFTEASGFLNDRVFKDYLRRLAYGIDASCYRYIPKIVAWVKDEEEVQKLCVLAKKHGISLTFRAAGSSLSGQAICDGVLVMATHFFKDAKILNNATSIQLSCGVIGSNANALLKPYHKKIGPDPSTINVAMIGGIVANNASGMCCGVEQNSYKTLKSLRVILADGTLLDTANQESVENFKNARKDLIEGVLNLRKEILKDKELHALIKKKYEIKNTTGYSLNALIDFEDPIEIISHLFIGSEGTLGFISSVELECVKDYAYKTCALLFYENLEQCAKAAQILAALKAKQPEMISSAELMDYACLKSVKGLEGMPRAILEIKEPNACLLIQSESDDPLTLENNMQTILNALSAIPVVLDSQISSDPTIYQSWWKIRKGIFPIAASQRKSQSSVIIEDVCFSQENFVEGAKAIEGLLKKHGFKDNGIIFGHALSGNLHFVVTPILENETERKAFENLVSDMFLMVSKSSGSIKAEHGTGRMVAPFVEMEWGEKAYKIHKQIKELFDPSGILNPDVIITNNKEIHTKNLKSIHPIEEHLDMCMECGFCERVCPSKDLSLTPRQRIVIHREVERLKERVSHGHHEDQVLLDELLKESEYLAHATCAVCHMCSTLCPLGIDTGKIALNYYQKNPKGEKIASKILNHMQTTTSAARFSLKSARLVQNLIGSHNLVSLTKGIKKFIKPFPKAFNYMPKNNAYPLENKTLKSEEKVIYFSTCINRSFAPSTKMADKRCIQEVFESLCQKAKVSVMYPDGLNALCCGKAFINYTDLTKQNNEKNHAIFLQLSDKGKIPIVLDHSACSTHFFKQMKAYKDLKVYDLSVYIEEVLSPKLKFNPINEDIGLYTMCALKLENKEELLLNLAKKCTLGEIVIHKETGCCGFAGNKGFFTPELNESALNGFQAFYQSYDLKRGFSTSSTCEIGLSEKTHFSWQHIAYLVDACTL
- a CDS encoding RDD family protein, producing the protein MRSPNLEKEETEIIETLLMCEKMRLCPLYWRILAFLTDGLLVAFLLSDLLRACDFLHSLYWLANPIYHGVFVAMGFIILYGVYETFFVCLCKMSLAKLVFRIKIIDIYLADCPSRAILLKRLGLKIVVFLCPFLWFVVFKNPYHRAWHEEKSKSLLVLI
- a CDS encoding di-trans,poly-cis-decaprenylcistransferase — encoded protein: MDNTLKHLAIIMDGNGRWAKLKNKARAYGHKKGVKTLKDITIWCANHKLECLTLYAFSTENWKRPKSEVDFLMKMLKKYLKDERSTYLDNHIRFKAIGDLEGFSKELRDTILQLENDTRHFKDFTQVLALNYGSKNEISRAFKSLLESPPSNISLLESLENEISNRLDTHNLPEVDLLLRTGGEMRLSNFLLWQSSYAELFFTPILWPDFTPKDLENIISDFYKRVRKFGELKC